In the genome of Paenibacillus pabuli, one region contains:
- the rplE gene encoding 50S ribosomal protein L5 has product MAARMKERYLNEIAPALMQKFNYTTVMQVPKIEKIVINMGVGDAVQNSKVLDSAVNDLQLIAGQKPVITRAKKSIAGFKLRENMPIGVKVTLRGERMYFFLDKLFNVTLPRVRDFRGVSSKAFDGRGNYTLGLKEQLIFPEIEYDKVDKVRGMDIVIVTTAKTDEESRELLTQLGMPFVK; this is encoded by the coding sequence ATGGCAGCAAGAATGAAAGAACGTTACCTGAACGAAATTGCTCCTGCTTTGATGCAGAAGTTTAACTATACAACGGTAATGCAAGTGCCGAAAATCGAGAAAATCGTTATCAACATGGGTGTGGGCGACGCAGTTCAAAACTCCAAAGTGTTGGATTCCGCAGTAAACGATTTGCAACTGATCGCAGGTCAAAAACCTGTAATCACTCGTGCTAAAAAATCTATCGCAGGTTTCAAACTGCGTGAGAACATGCCTATCGGTGTGAAAGTAACATTGCGCGGCGAGCGTATGTACTTCTTCCTCGATAAACTGTTCAACGTTACGCTTCCTCGTGTCCGCGACTTCCGCGGTGTATCGAGCAAAGCTTTCGACGGACGTGGTAACTACACACTGGGTCTGAAAGAGCAATTGATCTTCCCAGAGATCGAGTATGATAAAGTAGACAAAGTCCGCGGTATGGATATTGTCATCGTAACAACGGCGAAAACAGAC
- the rplX gene encoding 50S ribosomal protein L24: MPRVKKVLESHNNKLHVKKEDTVMVISGKDKGKKGRVIAAYPRENRVLVEGVNMIKKHQKPNQQNPQGGIIEKEAPIHVSNVMHIDPKSGKVTRVGYKVLDNGKKVRVAKRSGEIID, from the coding sequence ATGCCAAGAGTGAAAAAAGTTCTGGAATCCCATAACAATAAACTTCATGTTAAAAAAGAAGATACAGTTATGGTGATCAGCGGTAAAGACAAAGGTAAAAAAGGCCGTGTCATCGCTGCTTATCCTCGTGAGAACCGCGTCCTTGTGGAAGGTGTTAACATGATTAAAAAACACCAGAAGCCTAACCAGCAAAATCCGCAAGGCGGCATTATCGAGAAGGAAGCTCCGATTCACGTTTCCAACGTAATGCACATCGATCCGAAGAGCGGAAAAGTAACCCGTGTAGGTTACAAAGTGTTGGATAACGGAAAGAAAGTGCGCGTTGCAAAACGTTCCGGAGAAATTATCGACTAA
- the rplN gene encoding 50S ribosomal protein L14, whose amino-acid sequence MIQPFTRLTVADNSGAKELMCIRVLGGTGRRTAQIGDLIVCSVKQATPGGVVKKGDVVRAVVVRTKRSVRRKDGSYIGFDENAAVVVKDDRSPRGTRIFGPVARELREKDFMKIVSLAPEVI is encoded by the coding sequence ATGATTCAACCATTTACACGTTTGACTGTGGCCGACAACTCCGGTGCGAAGGAACTGATGTGTATCCGCGTACTCGGCGGTACGGGACGTCGTACAGCTCAAATCGGTGATCTGATCGTTTGTTCGGTAAAACAAGCAACACCAGGCGGCGTTGTCAAAAAAGGTGATGTAGTTAGAGCGGTTGTCGTTCGTACGAAACGTTCTGTACGTCGTAAAGACGGTTCCTACATCGGTTTTGATGAAAATGCAGCGGTTGTTGTAAAAGACGACAGAAGCCCGCGTGGAACACGTATTTTCGGACCTGTTGCTCGTGAACTCCGCGAGAAAGACTTCATGAAAATCGTTTCCTTGGCCCCAGAAGTTATCTAA
- the rpsQ gene encoding 30S ribosomal protein S17, with protein MSEERNARKVQTGKVVSDKMDKTIVVAVETYKKHDLYHKRIKVTKKFKAHDEENTAKIGDTVKIMETRPLSKDKRWRLTEIVEKAIII; from the coding sequence ATGAGCGAAGAACGTAATGCACGTAAAGTGCAAACAGGTAAAGTAGTCAGTGATAAAATGGATAAAACGATCGTTGTTGCTGTAGAAACTTACAAAAAACACGACTTGTACCATAAACGTATCAAGGTTACTAAAAAATTCAAAGCGCATGACGAAGAAAACACTGCGAAAATCGGTGACACGGTGAAAATCATGGAGACTCGTCCGCTTTCGAAAGATAAACGCTGGAGACTTACTGAAATCGTAGAAAAAGCGATTATCATCTAA
- the rpmC gene encoding 50S ribosomal protein L29, with protein sequence MKASEFRNLTSAEIEQKIAGFKEELFNLRFQLATGQLDNPTRIRDVRKEIARAKTIIRERELGIG encoded by the coding sequence ATGAAAGCTAGTGAATTTCGCAACCTAACCTCTGCTGAAATCGAGCAAAAGATTGCCGGATTTAAAGAAGAACTCTTTAACCTCCGCTTTCAACTCGCTACCGGTCAGCTGGATAACCCGACTCGAATCCGTGATGTGCGGAAAGAAATAGCTCGTGCTAAAACCATTATCCGTGAAAGAGAATTGGGAATCGGTTAA
- the rplP gene encoding 50S ribosomal protein L16, producing the protein MLVPKRVKHRKQQRGHMKGQAKGGTTLNFGEYGLQATEPAWITNRQIEAARIAMTRYIKRGGKVWIKIFPDKPITQKPLEVRMGSGKGNVEKWVAVVKPGKIMFELAGVPEDIAREAMRLAAHKLPIKTKFVKREELGGEANES; encoded by the coding sequence ATGTTGGTACCAAAACGTGTAAAACACCGTAAGCAACAACGCGGACACATGAAGGGTCAAGCTAAAGGCGGAACTACGCTGAACTTTGGCGAATACGGTCTGCAAGCTACGGAACCGGCTTGGATTACGAACCGTCAAATCGAAGCGGCTCGTATTGCGATGACTCGTTACATCAAACGTGGTGGTAAAGTTTGGATCAAAATCTTCCCAGACAAACCAATCACTCAAAAGCCTCTCGAGGTTCGGATGGGTAGCGGTAAAGGTAACGTAGAAAAATGGGTTGCAGTTGTGAAACCAGGTAAGATCATGTTTGAACTTGCTGGTGTACCGGAGGATATTGCTCGCGAAGCAATGCGTCTTGCCGCTCACAAACTGCCAATCAAAACGAAGTTTGTGAAACGTGAAGAATTGGGTGGTGAAGCAAATGAAAGCTAG
- the rpsC gene encoding 30S ribosomal protein S3 encodes MGQKVNPVGLRVGIIRDWESKWYAGKDFGDLLMEDVKIREFLKNKLKDSAMSRVEIERAANRVNVTIHTAKPGMVIGKGGSEVENLRNQITKIAGGKKVHINISEIKNQDLDAILVAESIAQQLERRVSFRRALKQAIQRTMRSGAKGIKTQVGGRLGGAEIARSEGYSEGTVPLHTLRADIDYGTAEAHTTYGRIGVKVWIYRGEVLPTAKKQAAKEGGN; translated from the coding sequence GTGGGCCAAAAGGTAAATCCAGTCGGACTCCGTGTCGGAATTATCCGTGACTGGGAATCTAAGTGGTATGCAGGTAAAGACTTCGGCGATCTTTTGATGGAAGACGTGAAAATTCGTGAATTCCTGAAAAATAAATTGAAAGACTCCGCTATGTCTCGTGTTGAAATCGAGAGAGCGGCTAACCGCGTAAACGTAACGATTCACACTGCGAAACCAGGTATGGTTATCGGTAAGGGTGGTTCTGAAGTTGAAAATCTTCGTAATCAAATTACGAAAATTGCTGGCGGTAAAAAAGTACACATCAACATTTCTGAAATTAAGAACCAAGACCTGGACGCAATCCTGGTAGCTGAAAGCATTGCACAACAATTGGAACGTCGTGTTTCTTTCCGTCGTGCTCTGAAACAAGCTATTCAAAGAACAATGCGCTCTGGTGCAAAAGGTATTAAAACTCAAGTGGGCGGACGTCTTGGCGGTGCTGAGATTGCTCGTTCGGAAGGCTACAGCGAAGGAACTGTTCCACTGCACACGCTTCGTGCCGACATCGACTACGGTACAGCAGAGGCTCATACTACTTACGGCCGTATCGGCGTAAAAGTATGGATCTATCGTGGAGAGGTTCTTCCTACGGCTAAGAAACAAGCTGCTAAGGAAGGAGGCAACTAA
- the rplV gene encoding 50S ribosomal protein L22, translated as MEAKAHAKFIRIAPRKVQLVVDLIRGKQVGEAVAILRHTPKSASPIVEKLLNSAIANAEHNYSLDVNNLVISQAYVNQGPTMKRFRPRAMGRASRINKRTSHITLVVSEK; from the coding sequence ATGGAAGCAAAAGCACATGCTAAGTTTATCCGGATTGCTCCTCGTAAAGTTCAACTCGTTGTTGACTTGATTCGCGGTAAGCAAGTTGGTGAGGCGGTTGCCATTCTCCGTCACACTCCGAAATCCGCTTCTCCGATTGTTGAGAAGTTGCTTAACTCCGCGATTGCAAATGCGGAACATAACTATTCTTTGGATGTTAATAACTTGGTCATTTCGCAAGCTTACGTGAACCAAGGACCGACAATGAAACGTTTCCGCCCTCGTGCAATGGGACGTGCAAGTCGTATTAACAAACGTACTAGCCACATCACTTTGGTGGTATCTGAAAAGTAG
- the rpsS gene encoding 30S ribosomal protein S19: MGRSLKKGPFIDGYMLKKVEEMEASGKKLVIKTWSRRSTIFPQFIGHTFGVYDGRKHVPVYVTEDMVGHKLGEFAPTRTYKGHTDDDKKTRR, encoded by the coding sequence ATGGGTCGCAGTTTGAAAAAAGGGCCATTCATTGATGGCTACATGCTGAAAAAGGTAGAAGAGATGGAAGCATCCGGTAAAAAGCTTGTTATTAAAACCTGGTCCCGTCGTTCTACAATTTTCCCGCAATTCATCGGACACACATTTGGCGTATATGACGGTCGTAAACACGTGCCAGTATACGTAACTGAGGACATGGTCGGACACAAACTGGGTGAGTTCGCTCCAACCCGTACGTACAAAGGCCATACTGATGATGATAAGAAAACAAGAAGATAA
- the rplB gene encoding 50S ribosomal protein L2, whose translation MPIKKYKPTSPARRNMSVSTFEEITTDKPEKSLLAPLSKQAGRNNQGKITVRHHGGGHKRKYRIIDFKRTKDGIPGRVATIEYDPNRTSNIALIHYADGEKRYIIAPKGLKVGDQVFSGPDADIKIGNALPLENIPVGTVIHNIELKPGKGGQLVRAAGTEAQLLGKEEKYVSVRLSSGEVRRILKVCRATIGSVGNQDHELIKIGKAGRSRWLGQRPEVRGVVMNPNDHPHGGGEGRAPIGRKSPMSPWGKPTLGYKTRKKNKASDKYIIRRRTK comes from the coding sequence GTGCCAATCAAAAAGTATAAACCAACATCCCCGGCAAGACGGAACATGTCCGTTTCTACATTTGAGGAAATCACCACAGATAAGCCGGAGAAATCGTTGTTGGCCCCTTTGAGCAAACAAGCAGGCCGCAACAACCAAGGTAAAATTACAGTTCGTCACCACGGTGGTGGACACAAACGTAAATACCGTATCATTGACTTCAAACGTACTAAAGATGGAATACCGGGCCGCGTTGCTACGATTGAGTATGACCCGAACCGTACATCCAACATCGCTTTGATTCACTACGCTGATGGTGAGAAACGTTACATCATCGCTCCTAAAGGTCTGAAAGTTGGCGATCAAGTATTCTCCGGTCCTGACGCAGACATCAAAATTGGTAACGCACTGCCGCTTGAAAACATTCCAGTAGGTACCGTTATCCACAACATTGAGTTGAAACCAGGTAAAGGCGGACAATTGGTTCGTGCTGCTGGTACAGAAGCTCAATTGCTTGGTAAAGAAGAAAAATACGTTTCCGTTCGTCTCTCTTCCGGAGAAGTTCGTCGTATTCTGAAAGTTTGCCGCGCAACAATCGGTTCTGTTGGTAACCAAGACCACGAGCTCATCAAAATCGGTAAAGCCGGTCGTAGCCGTTGGTTGGGACAACGTCCTGAAGTTCGTGGTGTAGTAATGAACCCTAACGATCACCCACACGGTGGTGGTGAAGGTCGTGCTCCAATCGGACGTAAATCGCCAATGTCACCATGGGGTAAACCTACTCTTGGTTACAAAACGCGTAAGAAAAATAAAGCTTCTGATAAATACATCATTCGCCGCCGCACGAAGTAA
- the rplW gene encoding 50S ribosomal protein L23 has protein sequence MKDPRDIVKRPIITERTADMMNDLKYVFEVDIRANKTEIKKAVEAIFNVKVKNVNTLRVPAKPKRYGRYSGYTSEWKKAFVTLTQDSKTLEFFETV, from the coding sequence ATGAAGGATCCTCGTGATATTGTAAAACGTCCGATTATTACGGAACGTACTGCTGACATGATGAATGACTTGAAATATGTATTTGAAGTCGATATCCGTGCAAACAAAACCGAGATCAAAAAGGCCGTAGAAGCTATTTTCAACGTAAAAGTGAAAAACGTGAACACTCTGCGTGTTCCAGCTAAGCCTAAACGGTACGGACGTTATTCCGGATATACAAGCGAATGGAAAAAAGCGTTTGTAACGCTGACACAAGACAGCAAAACGCTTGAGTTCTTTGAAACTGTATAA
- the rplD gene encoding 50S ribosomal protein L4, with protein MPKVSVYNVDGSQVGEVELNDAVFGIEPNQHVLYDAVLMQRASLRQGTHKVKGRSEVRGGGRKPWKQKGTGRARQGSIRSPQWKGGGIVFGPTPRSYAYKLPKKVRRLAIKSALSSKVIDNDIIVLDALTLSTPKTKEFAAILNNLKVGRKALIVAPSYDDNVALSARNIPGVKFVAADGINVLDVLSHDKLIITKEAVQKVEEVLA; from the coding sequence ATGCCAAAAGTATCAGTTTACAATGTAGATGGTAGCCAAGTAGGCGAAGTTGAATTGAACGATGCGGTTTTCGGAATTGAGCCGAACCAACACGTTCTGTACGATGCAGTTCTTATGCAACGCGCTTCCCTTCGTCAAGGTACCCACAAAGTAAAAGGACGTTCTGAAGTACGTGGCGGTGGACGTAAACCTTGGAAACAAAAAGGTACAGGTCGCGCTCGTCAAGGTTCGATTCGTTCTCCACAATGGAAAGGCGGCGGTATCGTATTTGGTCCGACACCACGGAGCTATGCATACAAACTGCCTAAGAAAGTTCGCCGTTTGGCGATCAAATCAGCTCTTTCATCCAAAGTGATCGACAATGACATTATCGTTCTGGATGCTCTCACGCTGAGCACACCTAAAACAAAAGAATTTGCAGCCATCTTGAACAACTTGAAAGTTGGACGCAAAGCTTTGATCGTAGCTCCTAGCTATGATGATAATGTGGCTCTTTCCGCACGGAATATTCCTGGCGTGAAATTCGTAGCTGCTGACGGCATTAATGTTCTTGACGTGCTTTCGCACGACAAATTGATCATTACGAAAGAAGCAGTTCAGAAGGTAGAGGAGGTGCTCGCGTAA
- the rplC gene encoding 50S ribosomal protein L3, protein MKAILGKKLGMTQVFTPEGNVVPVTVIEAGPCVVLQKKDIENDGYEAIQIGYSDKKEKNANKPEAGHAKKANTAPKRYVREVRGINIAEYEVGQELKADIFAEGEFVDVTGVSKGKGFAGVIKRWGQSTGPMSHGSRYHRGPGSMGSIQANRVPKGKRLPGHMGHDTVTIQRLEVVKVDAERNVLLVKGSIPGPKNSLIKVKETVKK, encoded by the coding sequence ATGAAAGCAATCTTAGGAAAAAAACTCGGAATGACTCAAGTATTTACACCTGAGGGTAACGTTGTACCAGTAACGGTTATCGAAGCAGGCCCTTGTGTTGTTTTGCAAAAGAAAGACATTGAGAATGATGGCTACGAAGCAATTCAAATCGGTTACTCCGATAAGAAAGAGAAAAATGCTAACAAGCCAGAAGCAGGTCACGCTAAAAAAGCGAACACTGCCCCTAAGCGCTACGTTCGTGAAGTTCGCGGTATCAACATCGCAGAATATGAAGTTGGCCAAGAACTGAAAGCTGACATTTTCGCTGAAGGCGAATTCGTTGACGTAACGGGTGTTTCTAAAGGTAAAGGTTTTGCCGGCGTTATCAAACGTTGGGGACAAAGCACTGGACCTATGTCACACGGTTCGCGTTACCACCGTGGCCCTGGTTCAATGGGTTCGATCCAAGCTAACCGCGTTCCTAAAGGCAAACGCCTGCCAGGACACATGGGACATGATACTGTTACAATCCAACGTCTTGAAGTAGTTAAAGTAGACGCTGAACGTAACGTGTTGCTCGTGAAAGGTTCCATTCCTGGACCGAAAAACAGTCTCATTAAAGTTAAAGAAACGGTGAAAAAATAA